One window from the genome of Salvia splendens isolate huo1 chromosome 9, SspV2, whole genome shotgun sequence encodes:
- the LOC121746800 gene encoding RNA-binding KH domain-containing protein RCF3-like has protein sequence MDRSRSKRYYYDQDYESETLHSRSKPRYGNNSHGGGGGGGGGGGGHHYAPSYRRSSSSSGGGGGSGGGGGGGRKLPDQLMVTTSYRILCHDVKAGGVIGKSGSIIKAIRQHTGAWINVHELVPGDEERIIEISDTRRRDPDGRIPSFSPAQEALLLIHERILETEGGGGGYGHNDGFVEDENDEYGGRGGGGGNRVVTRLVVSRMHVGCLLGKGGKIIEQMRMETKTHIRILPRDHTLPRCVSMSEEIVQVVGDAHAVKNALAIISSRLRESQHRDSSHFQNRVQSPDHFYPPDDEFHANNNRRSSAEGPSFGNRYSGGSRNYNYPPRSSGYSHESGPASVSDNTQSFPGEELVFRILCPDSKVDYIVGETDGIIDLLHNEIGVNIDVSSPVAGLDELVIIISSDEGPDDELFPAQEALLHIQTRIADLIPEKENIVTTRLLLQSDEIGSLADIGKINGASVEILPREQRPVGVSGMDEILQIVGEIKAAREVLVEVTSRIRSYTYRKFHEKDEPVSHTSAPNPVNGGVEPEAPSRNIIPQSFEMHAGNGPTLSAPHSFSAATTSQKVKDVASIPSNADSWKQNAAEQREDPQPTKLNRISVPLVTRSILEVVIPPHAASELAKKSRKLTLISELSGATVKLVDNGPEAAEKVIQISGTPEQAERAQSLLQGFILSTEEDG, from the exons ATGGATAGATCGAGATCTAAGAGATACTATTATGACCAGGACTATGAATCTGAAACCCTACACTCGCGGAGCAAGCCTCGCTACGGAAACAATTCacacggtggtggcggcggcggcggaggtggaggGGGAGGTCACCATTATGCTCCGAGCTACCGGCGCTCCTCATCCTCCTCTGGCGGAGGTGGAGGcagcggcggtggtggaggaggagggagAAAGCTGCCTGATCAGTTGATGGTGACTACTAGCTACCGGATTCTATGCCACGATGTGAAGGCAGGGGGAGTGATTGGGAAATCAGGGAGTATAATTAAGGCGATTAGGCAGCATACTGGGGCGTGGATTAATGTGCACGAGCTGGTGCCTGGGGACGAGGAGAGGATTATCGAGATCTCTGACACACGGAGGAGGGACCCGGACGGGAGGATACCGTCGTTCTCGCCTGCGCAGGAGGCGTTGCTCTTGATACATGAGAGGATTCTTGAGACTGAAGGGGGAGGAGGAGGGTATGGGCATAATGATGGCTTTGTGGAGGATGAGAATGATGAGTATGGTGGGAGAGGAGGTGGCGGCGGTAATAGAGTTGTGACGAGGCTGGTGGTATCGCGGATGCACGTGGGGTGTTTGCTTGGGAAAGGGGGGAAGATAATTGAGCAAATGAGGATGGAGACCAAGACACATATTAGGATTTTACCGCGAGATCACACTCTTCCTCGTTGTGTTTCCATGTCTGAGGAGATTGTTCAG GTGGTTGGTGATGCGCATGCTGTGAAAAATGCTCTAGCAATCATTTCTTCTCGTTTGAGGGAAAGCCAACATCGCGATAGCAGCCATTTTCAGAACAGAGTACAATCACCTGACCATTTCTATCCTCCAGATGATGAATTCCATGCCAACAACAACAGACGATCATCTGCAGAAGGGCCTAGCTTTGGAAATAGGTATTCTGGTGGTTCCAGGAACTACAACTATCCCCCACGTTCATCTGGATATTCCCATGAGTCCGGACCTGCTAGTGTATCTGATAATACTCAATCATTTCCTGGCGAGGAACTTGTGTTTCGCATACTATGCCCTGATAGTAAGGTTGATTATATTGTTGGGGAAACGGATGGAATCATTGATTTGCTTCACAATGAAATAGGCGTCAACATTGATGTATCTAGTCCAGTTGCTGGATTGGATGAACTTGTAATAATCATATCTTCTGATGAG GGTCCGGACGACGAGTTGTTTCCTGCCCAAGAAGCTTTATTACATATACAAACTCGCATTGCTGATCTTATtccagaaaaagaaaatattgttaCAACTCGGCTACTTTTACAATCAGATGAAATTGGTTCTTTGGCTGACATAGGTAAAATCAATGGTGCTAGTGTCGAGATTCTGCCAAGAGAACAACGTCCCGTGGGTGTATCAGGGATGGATGAGATTTTACAG ATAGTTGGGGAGATCAAAGCTGCTCGAGAGGTCCTCGTGGAGGTGACATCAAGGATAAGGAGTTACACATATCGCAAGTTTCATGAGAAGGATGAACCTGTCTCTCATACTTCTGCTCCTAACCCTGTGAATGGTGGTGTGGAACCTGAGGCACCTTCAAGAAACATAATACCTCAATCATTCGAAATGCATGCTGGAAATGGTCCTACTCTTTCTGCCCCACATAGTTTTTCAGCCGCTACAACATCTCAAAAAGTAAAG GATGTGGCCTCCATACCATCAAATGCTGATTCATGGAAGCAAAATGCGGCTGAGCAACGCGAAGATCCTCAACCCACCAAATTGAATAG AATATCAGTACCACTCGTGACAAGAAGCATACTGGAAGTTGTCATTCCGCCCCATGCAGCGTCTGAACTAGCCAAGAAATCAAGAAAGCTCACTTTGATCAGTGAG CTATCGGGAGCAACTGTGAAACTGGTAGACAACGGACCAGAAGCAGCAGAGAAGGTAATTCAAATTTCAGGTACTCCAGAGCAAGCAGAGAGAGCTCAGAGTTTACTTCAAGGATTCATCTTGAGCA CCGAAGAAGATGGATAG